CTTTATGGGTGTTTTGTTATTATCTTTAGGATGGGATATTTCAATTTTTAAGGATGTAGTTTACATAATCTTgcaattttctttatgttttattccATCCATTTATTTCTTTGGCATTTTAATTGAATTTCAGCAAACCTATTGAGCCTGATCGTCTGTTTGATGGCCTTCCAAATTCATTACGTCCATCATCAGGATCACCTGGAAATCAAGGAGAACCTGGTGGCAGGGGTCCATCTCATAACCACTCTGAGCATCAAAATGTTGACTTGGAAACTGCTGTGTATACTCCTCCCACTCTTATACCTCCTCGAATTATGCCATTGCTGCATGATCTGGCCAAGCAAATGGTCCGAGCTGGCCACAACCAGCAGTTACTCAAGATCTATAAGTaagattttcattttttttctttcagttATTTATGCGTATATTCTCATTACTCGTTTAATTGTTTAGACTTCAAGCCCTATAATATTTTTTgaacaattaaattattatatggtTTGGTATGATGCTACTGTCATTTCAATGATAATTGTTTGCTTGgagttttaattaaataaaagtggTAAGCTAGAGGGTGGGGTGGTTGTGGTGGTGGAAGTCATGTTGGCAACATCAGAGAGCTAATATTGATAAAGTTTTAAAAAATGACTCCCTAGTCTTCTTTGAATCAATAACATCTTAAAGTGTATCTTGTTCTTCCATGTGGCATTAGGATAAAATCATTGGCTGCTTCTTGAAAAGTATTCTTCTTGAAGTTTAATAGCCTTCGACAAGACAAAGGCATCAGCTGCAATTTGAGGCACTATCACTAGAGTCGAGTGGCAACATAACCACTAGTTGATGAGGTCATTATTGTTTTGCTTGAACTGATCTtacatttttattcttttctcaGAGAAACTCGTTCTTTGGTTCTGGAAGAAAGTCTCCGCAAATTGGGAGTTGAAAAACTTGGCAAAGATGATGTCCAGAAGATGCAATGGGAGGTTTTGGAGGCAAAGATCGGAAATTGGATTCACTTTATGCGTATTGCTGTAAGTAACATAGTGACATTTTGGAATATAGAGAAATTTCACTCAACATGTTCTTCCAAATGACTTATTATATTGGAACAGGTCAAACTACTATTTGCCGGAGAACGAAAAGTTTGTGATGAAATGTTTGAAGGCTTCGATTCTCTTAGTGATCAATGTTTTGCTGAAGTTACTGCAAGTAGTGTTTCTGTTCTACTTAGTTTCGGTGAGGCGATTGCAAGAAGCAAGAGATCACCAGAAAAGTTATTTGTACTTTTAGACATGTACGAGATAATGAGAGAGCTTCACTCTGAGGTATGCTTACTATTACTAAACTCATGAGGTCATTGAGAGGGAATGGATAAAATAGAGGTGTCCATTTTGTTTAGTTCCATTTAATTAGGCTGATCTGGAATTTTCAATTTTTAGGATTTCCAATTTGGCTAGATTATTATTACATAGGTCAAATGCAACAACTTATGATCTTTTATATCATCTTGGCCAAACATGCATCCTATAATATTCCATTGAATAGAATAGTTCTAAAATAAAAAGGACAAATGTTTCAtttttgttctttatttctcATTTATCTCTGTTAATACATATTTTTCTTGGTAAAAATTATGACAACAAATGGCTTACACTATAAGACTATGACTTTCTACTAGATCTCCTATACTTTGATCAACTTATCAAATTACTTGTATTTACCAATTATTGCAGTCTATGAAGACCATTACTtccaaataaaattaataaagtgAAACTGATGTCCAGATTCATGTGAACCTACTTAATTTTGCATCTTTACTGATGTTAAAATTTGTCAACATCATGTACCAAGCGCATACCTTTAAAGTTgtacttttgtattttattcttTTGAAATTAGGTattaaggttttaaagtattttgttTCATAACTATGTTATGATATCTTCATAATTTCATAGATCTCATGGGTTGGACATTTAAGGTTTATAACAATATTAGTTAATCTCTTCAAAATCTATGACATATTCTATCAGATTTCATCTGGTCTTCCAGTTTGGTTGATAATCTAGCGGCCAAATGATAATCAGGTTTAACGTGTAGCCATCATTTCCCTGCTGTAAAGGTGGGGGCATACTCAAACCGTGCTAGGTACTTTTCATTAACTTAAGAGATGGTTCCTTTTGCAGATCGAAACAATTTTCAAAGGTAAAGCATGCAATGAGATTAGAGAATCTGCATTGGGCTTAACAAAGCGTCTTGCCCAGACAGCTCAGGAGACCTTTGGTGATTTTGAAGAAGCAGTTGAAAAAGATGCGACAAAAACTGCTGTCCTGGATGGAACTGTCCATCCTTTAACCAGCTATGTGATCAATTATGTAAAGTTTTTATTTGAGTAAGTTCTGCCTTCTGTAGTTAATAGTTTATTGCTCTATCTCTTTGGGTCATGGTAATGCATGCTTCCCATCTACATTATTGCTCTATCTCAAGGATCTCGCACCAATTTAGCTAGTGCTTAACAAATATACAATCAAAGAAATTCCAGACTGCTGGAGATAATCAGCCATATTCCATCTGATATATGGAAAAAATAGCTTAATTTGATCATTCTTCATCGAAATCTTCGTCTATCTTTGTGGTTATTACTTGCTTGCTCTCATTCATGTGATACTAACTGCGTGTTTCTTTACATTGAAATGGTGCATGATCTATGGTTTTTAAGACTAATTTATACTTGGTTTTTGTTTTAGCAAGTGGAAGACTGGGCATATGTCAGTAGGATTAACCATCCTACAGTTTTCATAATCAAATCATGATATGATTATATGATATTTTGCATTGTCTTGGTCTTGAAGCAAATTTAGCTGTCCAATTTGAAGAAGCTCTTATTGCGggatatttatttatgtatttatatttTCTGAATGATTCCACTGCCAACTTATATATTCAAGCCATTGAATTGACAAGTACATGTTAAATTCTTGCAGCTACCAATCAACACTGACACAACTTTTCCAGGAATTTGAAACTGGTGATGGTACAGTATCTCAGTTGGCTTCTGTAACAATGAGAATTATGCAGGCTCTTCAAACAAATTTGGATGGAAAATCCAAACAGTATAGAGATCCTGCTTTGACTCACTTATTTCTGATGAATAACATTCACTATATGGTGAGATCTGTGCGCAGGTCTGTCATAAATCTGAATTCTGTACTTTATAAGTTGCTTGTTCGTCTTACATGGATTTATTGATAGTTTCTGATTTCTTGTTTAGGTCTGAAGCCAAAGACCTGTTAGGGGATGATTGGGTCCAAAGACACAGGAGGATTGTGCAACAGCATGCAAATCAATATAAAAGGAATGCTTGGCAAAAGGTAGTTTTCTGATGATCTAATTGACATAATGCAAAACAGGACAAATTTGGCATTGTTCTTCTCATTGATGTTTCTTACCAAGTCATTCAAAAAAAGAAATCACTCATTTATCTAATAGATTTATGATAAGCTACTAGTTTTGTACTGTTGCGCGTGAAAGATATttacaatttcatcattttaactGCTTTGGCTTGTCTCTGAACTGGTTCTTATGGAACAAACGTCTGCATTCTGCATCCTTCTACAGCAGTGAAAGTACCACCTATATTGCCATCGTTTGATACATCTTCTGCTGTCATCTTGTTGCCTTCTGCTCATGATGTCCTTGTGGGAAACATGGGTTCTTATTACTTGTCATGCATCTAATCGTTTAAAgtagttttttttccttttcatagTTCTAGTCTATATTTAAAAGGTTATATTGAGTTTTAATGTATGTTTCATCCATCTCTAAAAGGCAATAGGTATTCGGCACAAGTGAAGGTgcatcttttattttaaaatatctgATAGTTCTTGACCTGTCTGGTGACTATCATAATTTTCAGAACTCCTAGCTAAAATATCTGCACATATTTCATAGTAGTCCTTTAGCACAAGGAATACTTATGAGGACTTTTTTAGTATCTTAATGCTCAAATAATGAAATCAACCTTTgaatagagactaaattaaacCATATATTATAAGTTATAACTAAATTAGAAAGTAAGGACCATAAATTCTCCATGTAGGAACTTGGAAAAAGCCCAGCTatataggcccaaaatcaagaaaATCAAAATCTGAAGTGGTGTCAACAAAATTGTAGCAAGATTCATGTTGTAAATATAGGCTTGACAATCAGCCATTATCTCAAAGGGATTATTACAACCTTCTTATAGGCTTCAAGCTAGTAAAATATTTAACCTGTGCTGGTGCAAGTGTGactagtctttttttttttttttgtgtgtgtgtaacTATTAAATGTCTAGCACTGGTAACGTAGTGCATACAGCAACATGTAATGTCTAACCATTTAGTGCCATGCTAAAAGCCTAAAACACTGGAAATTTTTTAAGCTTAAAGATGgaatattaattattaagtacAAATTGTAAGAATTAAGCTTCTTTGTAGTCAATAGTTAGCCAACTCCATTCATTACCATGGGTCTTTGACAAAATTTTTTTGGTAGTAGCTCCAATGAGATGATTTTCTCCATTCGTGACATGCCTATTGCCTCGTATACATTTGTAAATAGCTTGCCAGTTTT
The Gossypium arboreum isolate Shixiya-1 chromosome 10, ASM2569848v2, whole genome shotgun sequence genome window above contains:
- the LOC108489438 gene encoding exocyst complex component EXO70A1-like; its protein translation is MGIAVAGMDSLSDRASMMREALQKSQTITDNVVSILGSFDSRLSALETAMRPTQIRTHAIRKAHENIDKSLKSAEVILAQFDLSRQAEAKILKGPHEDLEGYLGAIDQLRSNIRFFSSNKNFKNSEGVINHSNTLLAKAISKLEDEFKQRLNSYSKPIEPDRLFDGLPNSLRPSSGSPGNQGEPGGRGPSHNHSEHQNVDLETAVYTPPTLIPPRIMPLLHDLAKQMVRAGHNQQLLKIYKETRSLVLEESLRKLGVEKLGKDDVQKMQWEVLEAKIGNWIHFMRIAVKLLFAGERKVCDEMFEGFDSLSDQCFAEVTASSVSVLLSFGEAIARSKRSPEKLFVLLDMYEIMRELHSEIETIFKGKACNEIRESALGLTKRLAQTAQETFGDFEEAVEKDATKTAVLDGTVHPLTSYVINYVKFLFDYQSTLTQLFQEFETGDGTVSQLASVTMRIMQALQTNLDGKSKQYRDPALTHLFLMNNIHYMVRSVRRSEAKDLLGDDWVQRHRRIVQQHANQYKRNAWQKILQCLSIQGLTSSGGGSSVGDGGNSSGVSRALIKDRFKIFNMQFEELHQRQSQWTVPDTELRESLRLAVAEVLLPAYRSFLKRFGPLVENGKNPQKYVKYTAEDLERMLGEFFEGKNINEPKR